In the genome of Populus trichocarpa isolate Nisqually-1 chromosome 6, P.trichocarpa_v4.1, whole genome shotgun sequence, one region contains:
- the LOC7487348 gene encoding uncharacterized protein LOC7487348 yields MGNYTSCCAVVTLSRKPKTAKLINSQGNLRQVSLPVKAAELMLEEPGHVIAPVDELKQRSRTIAMRADDELLPGKVYLSVPLSKANCKISASELAIIESTIAACAKRSSKKRSGAKVLPAMAVDLWEEKGSESGVKVLEGNDTSSTSYRLVNYRQWTLALEPIPEEF; encoded by the coding sequence ATGGGAAACTACACTTCTTGCTGTGCTGTTGTTACCCTCTCAAGAAAACCTAAGACTGCAAAACTTATAAATTCTCAGGGAAACTTAAGGCAGGTAAGTCTCCCGGTAAAAGCTGCAGAGCTCATGCTTGAAGAACCTGGCCATGTCATCGCTCCAGTAGATGAGCTGAAGCAAAGGAGTCGTACAATAGCCATGCGAGCTGACGATGAGCTTCTGCCTGGAAAGGTATACCTGTCAGTTCCTTTAAGTAAGGCAAACTGTAAAATTTCTGCGTCGGAGTTGGCAATCATTGAGTCTACCATAGCTGCTTGTGCGAAAAGGTCGAGCAAGAAGAGAAGTGGTGCTAAGGTTTTGCCTGCTATGGCCGTGGACTTGTGGGAGGAGAAGGGATCAGAGAGTGGGGTTAAGGTCTTGGAAGGAAATGATACGAGCTCTACCAGTTACCGGTTAGTGAATTATAGGCAGTGGACTCTGGCGTTGGAGCCGATACCGGAGGAGTTTTGA
- the LOC7468074 gene encoding putative pentatricopeptide repeat-containing protein At3g08820, with product MSSLILNKSAHIKIRLFQGFNSLKHLKHVHAALLRLGLDEDSYLLNKVLRFSFNFGNTNYSHRIFHQTKEPNIFLFNTMIHGLVLNDSFQESIEIYHSMRKEGLSPDSFTFPFLLKACARLLDSKLGIKLHGLVVKAGCESDAFVNTSLVSLYGKCGFIDNAFKVFDDIPEKNVAAWTAIISGYIGVGKCREAIDMFRRLLDMGLRPDSFSLVRVLAACTRIGDLRSGEWIDDYITKIGMVRNVFVATSLVDFYVKCGNMERACSVFDGMLEKDIVSWSSMIQGYASNGLPKEALDLFFKMLNEGFRPDCYAMVGVLCACARLGALELGNWASNLMDRNEFLGNPVLGTALIDMYAKCGRMDSAWEVFRGMRKKDIVVWNAAISGLAMSGHVKAAFGLFGQMEKSGIEPDGNTFVGLLCACTHAGLVDEGRQYFNSMERVFTLTPEIEHYGCMVDLLGRAGFLDEAHQLVKSMPMEANAIVWGALLGGCRLHRDTQLVEGVLKQLIALEPSNSGNYVLLSNIYSASHKWEDAAKIRSIMSERGIKKVPGYSWIEVDGVVHEFLVGDTSHPLSEKIYAKLGELVKDLKASGYVPTTDYVLFDIEEEEKEHFIGCHSEKLAIAFGLISTAPNDKIRVVKNLRVCGDCHEAIKHISRFTGREIIVRDNNRFHCFNDGSCSCKDYW from the coding sequence atgTCTTCCTTAATTCTCAACAAGTCAGCACACATCAAAATCCGCCTCTTTCAAGGCTTTAACTCTCTCAAACACCTAAAACATGTCCACGCAGCCCTTCTCCGCCTCGGCCTCGACGAAGACAGTTACCTCCTTAACAAGGTCTTACGTTTCAGCTTCAACTTTGGCAACACAAACTATTCCCATCGCATATTTCATCAAACCAAAGAAcctaatattttccttttcaatacaATGATCCATGGCTTAGTTTTGAATGATTCTTTCCAAGAATCCATTGAAATTTACCACTCAATGAGAAAAGAAGGGCTTTCTCCTGATAGTTTTACTTTCCCTTTTTTGTTGAAAGCGTGTGCCAGGCTTTTGGATTCTAAATTGGGTATTAAGTTGCATGGCCTTGTGGTTAAAGCGGGTTGTGAATCGGATGCGTTTGTTAATACTAGTTTGGTCAGTTTGTATGGGAAATGTGGGTTTATAGACAATGCATTTAAGGTGTTTGATGATATTCCCGAGAAGAATGTTGCTGCGTGGACGGCGATAATAAGTGGGTATATTGGTGTTGGGAAATGTAGGGAGGCGATTGATATGTTTCGTAGGTTGTTGGATATGGGTTTGAGGCCGGATAGTTTCAGTCTTGTTCGGGTTTTGGCTGCCTGCACACGAATTGGGGATTTGAGAAGTGGAGAGTGGATTGATGATTACATAACGAAGATTGGCATGGTAAGGAATGTGTTTGTGGCTACTTCTTTGGtggatttttatgtcaaatgtgGAAACATGGAGAGAGCATGTAGTGTCTTTGATGGGATGCTGGAGAAGGATATTGTTTCTTGGAGTTCTATGATTCAGGGTTATGCTTCCAATGGGCTGCCTAAAGAAGCTTTAGacctcttttttaaaatgttgaatgaGGGTTTCAGACCTGATTGTTATGCTATGGTGGGGGTTCTTTGTGCTTGTGCGAGGTTAGGAGCACTAGAATTAGGGAACTGGGCTAGCAATTTGATGGATAGAAATGAGTTCTTGGGCAATCCTGTCTTGGGTACGGCATTGATTGACATGTATGCAAAATGTGGGAGAATGGATAGCGCCTGGGAAGTTTTCAGGGGAATGAGGAAGAAAGATATAGTAGTTTGGAATGCAGCTATATCAGGTCTTGCCATGAGTGGACATGTCAAAGCAGCATTTGGACTTTTTGGCCAAATGGAGAAATCTGGGATTGAGCCGGATGGGAACACTTTTGTTGGCCTACTTTGTGCTTGTACTCATGCGGGTCTAGTTGACGAGGGTCGTCAATATTTTAATAGTATGGAACGTGTTTTTACCTTGACTCCAGAAATCGAACACTATGGATGCATGGTGGATCTCCTGGGCCGTGCAGGTTTCTTAGATGAAGCTCATCAGCTTGTCAAAAGTATGCCAATGGAGGCCAATGCTATTGTTTGGGGAGCATTGCTGGGTGGATGCAGGCTGCATAGAGATACCCAATTGGTGGAAGGTGTGCTGAAACAGCTCATAGCATTAGAACCGTCCAACTCAGGTAATTACGTTCTTTTGTCAAATATATATTCAGCAAGTCATAAATGGGAAGATGCAGCAAAGATTAGGTCAATCATGAGTGAGAGGGGGATTAAGAAAGTACCAGGGTATAGTTGGATTGAAGTGGATGGAGTTGTTCATGAATTCCTTGTGGGGGATACATCCCATCCCTTATCGGAGAAAATATATGCAAAACTTGGCGAATTGGTCAAGGACTTGAAAGCATCAGGTTATGTTCCCACAACAGATTATGTGCTGTTTGATAtagaagaagaggagaaggagCATTTCATTGGTTGTCACAGTGAGAAGCTGGCTATTGCCTTTGGTTTGATAAGCACAGCTCCAAATGACAAAATTCGTGTTGTGAAAAATCTTCGTGTTTGTGGTGATTGTCATGAGGCAATAAAGCACATTTCTAGGTTTACAGGTAGAGAGATAATTGTGAGAGATAACAACCGATTCCATTGTTTTAATGATGGTTCTTGTTCATGTAAAGATTATTGGTGA